The Lysobacter sp. genome includes a window with the following:
- a CDS encoding DUF1704 domain-containing protein translates to MSLAPDIVHHAALDARLVAAVRGIRLLETLSWPASAQETFLAAWKIGRIHLPKIEYPKEDFAHVRAELDAVRAAADPDHPLGHYLIQTADSWRIGTRLLDAAGSYKITAYSTRLYGRPVEMLPGDGPTNFEAAQHFVTVADDMDQELRQLEPDTVVAAETVRDALQRDIDAFFTWHKVKVELDPALIAKAAASPTRIRLRTNTGFSEYDRHQLLVHEAFVHTLTGINGREQPLLKSMARSAPRTTATQEGLATFAELISGSMDIERMKRISLRIVAIDMAINGADFVQVFRFFLDAGQTPEDSFASTQRVYRGAPLGGGAAFTKDTVYLHGLLSVHTFFRWCLRHRKLAVARQLFAGKLALEDVFALQPMFDSGAIAAPQYLPPWMQRANGLAGMLAFSLFANKIRLDRVDTDDLVLGLGV, encoded by the coding sequence ATGAGCCTCGCCCCCGACATCGTCCATCACGCCGCGCTCGATGCGCGCCTGGTCGCGGCGGTGCGCGGCATCCGCTTGCTCGAAACCCTCAGCTGGCCGGCCAGCGCGCAGGAAACTTTTCTTGCGGCGTGGAAGATCGGCCGCATCCATCTGCCGAAGATCGAATACCCGAAAGAGGATTTCGCGCACGTGCGCGCGGAACTGGACGCGGTGCGCGCCGCCGCCGACCCCGACCACCCGCTCGGCCACTACCTGATCCAGACCGCCGACAGCTGGCGTATCGGCACGCGGCTGCTCGATGCCGCCGGCAGCTACAAAATCACCGCGTATTCGACCCGGCTCTACGGCCGTCCGGTGGAAATGCTGCCCGGCGACGGCCCCACCAATTTCGAGGCCGCGCAGCATTTCGTGACGGTTGCCGACGACATGGACCAGGAACTTCGCCAGCTCGAACCCGACACGGTGGTCGCCGCCGAAACCGTGCGCGACGCGCTGCAGCGGGACATCGACGCGTTCTTCACCTGGCACAAGGTCAAGGTCGAACTCGATCCGGCGCTGATCGCCAAGGCCGCCGCCAGCCCCACCCGCATCCGCCTGCGCACCAATACCGGGTTCAGCGAATACGACCGTCATCAGCTGCTGGTGCACGAGGCCTTCGTGCACACGCTCACCGGCATCAACGGCCGCGAACAGCCGCTGCTCAAATCGATGGCGCGCAGCGCGCCGCGCACCACCGCGACCCAGGAAGGGTTGGCGACGTTCGCCGAACTGATCTCCGGCTCGATGGACATCGAGCGCATGAAACGCATCAGCCTGCGCATCGTCGCCATCGACATGGCGATCAACGGCGCGGACTTCGTGCAGGTGTTCCGCTTCTTCCTCGACGCCGGACAGACGCCCGAGGACAGTTTCGCCTCGACCCAGCGCGTGTACCGCGGCGCCCCGCTCGGCGGCGGCGCGGCGTTCACCAAGGACACCGTGTACCTGCACGGCCTGCTCAGCGTGCACACCTTCTTCCGCTGGTGCCTGCGCCACCGCAAGCTCGCGGTCGCGCGGCAGCTGTTCGCCGGCAAGCTGGCGCTGGAAGACGTGTTCGCGCTGCAGCCGATGTTCGACAGCGGCGCGATTGCTGCGCCGCAATATCTGCCGCCGTGGATGCAGCGCGCGAACGGCCTGGCGGGGATGCTGGCGTTCTCGCTGTTCGCCAACAAGATCCGGCTGGATCGCGTCGATACCGACGATCTGGTGCTGGGGCTGGGCGTCTGA
- the rsgA gene encoding ribosome small subunit-dependent GTPase A, with protein sequence MNASTPALRAIGWPFPGTTADDVGDAAWAAAIVAHPLARPARVIEQHRTGYVVAEAPGDALTTESPQEWMRRRFPPQDRAAVGDWVLIEDGQSEAGKGPRGRIVALLPRRTAIKRAAAGEHYQQQVIAANIDTVLVVCGLDADFNPRRIERYLLLVRGGGAEPVVVLTKADKDGSDAEASLAALAELAAQGIVAVAVNAKDRASVAALEPWLQAGRTAVLVGSSGAGKSTLTNTLLGVEKMKTNAVRENDARGRHTTTFRTLIPLPSGACLIDTPGMRELKPTGEEQVADGGFADIETITGECKFRDCQHAREPGCAVRAALEAGTLDPARLANYLKLRDEIAGAADKLATRLAQKADAKVGGKAFHKRLDEKYGRH encoded by the coding sequence TTGAACGCGTCCACGCCCGCACTGCGCGCGATCGGCTGGCCATTTCCCGGCACGACCGCCGATGACGTCGGGGATGCCGCCTGGGCCGCCGCCATCGTGGCGCATCCGCTGGCGCGGCCGGCACGGGTGATCGAACAGCACCGCACCGGCTACGTGGTCGCCGAAGCCCCCGGCGACGCGCTGACGACCGAATCCCCGCAGGAATGGATGCGTCGGCGCTTCCCGCCGCAGGACCGCGCGGCGGTCGGCGACTGGGTGCTGATCGAAGACGGCCAGAGCGAGGCCGGCAAAGGCCCGCGCGGCCGGATCGTGGCCCTGCTGCCCAGGCGGACCGCGATCAAGCGCGCCGCCGCCGGCGAGCACTACCAGCAGCAGGTGATCGCCGCGAACATCGACACCGTGCTGGTGGTCTGCGGCCTGGACGCCGACTTCAATCCGCGCCGGATCGAACGCTACCTGCTGCTGGTGCGCGGCGGCGGCGCCGAGCCGGTGGTGGTGCTGACCAAGGCCGACAAGGACGGCAGCGACGCCGAAGCCTCGCTGGCGGCGCTGGCCGAACTGGCGGCGCAGGGCATCGTCGCGGTCGCGGTCAACGCCAAGGACCGCGCCAGCGTCGCCGCGCTGGAGCCGTGGCTGCAGGCCGGCCGCACCGCCGTGCTGGTGGGCTCGTCGGGCGCCGGCAAATCCACGCTCACCAATACGCTGCTGGGCGTGGAGAAGATGAAGACCAATGCGGTCCGCGAGAACGATGCGCGCGGCCGTCACACCACCACCTTCCGCACGCTGATTCCGCTGCCCTCGGGCGCGTGCCTGATCGACACCCCCGGCATGCGCGAACTCAAGCCCACCGGCGAGGAGCAGGTCGCCGACGGCGGGTTCGCCGATATCGAAACGATCACCGGCGAATGCAAATTCCGCGATTGCCAGCATGCGCGCGAACCGGGTTGCGCGGTGCGCGCGGCGCTGGAAGCCGGCACGCTGGATCCGGCGCGGCTGGCGAATTACCTGAAGCTGCGCGACGAGATCGCCGGTGCGGCCGACAAGCTCGCGACGCGGCTGGCGCAGAAGGCGGATGCGAAGGTGGGCGGAAAAGCGTTCCACAAGCGCCTGGACGAGAAATATGGGCGGCATTGA
- a CDS encoding aminotransferase class I/II-fold pyridoxal phosphate-dependent enzyme, whose protein sequence is MSPSRPKPTLKTRERLSEVRYEIRGELARRARELESQGRQLIKLNIGNPGAFGFRAPEHLQRAIADHIAETDPYTHQQGLPAARESIAAFHKQRGTPNASPERVFIGNGVSELIDLSLRALLNPGDEVLLPSPDYPLWSAATILNDGRPVYYRCRADNGFLPDPDEIAQLVSSRTRAIVLINPNNPTGATYSREILERIVAIAAKHNLLLMADEIYDHILYDDERFQPLAPLAGDLPCLSFGGLSKVHRACGWRVGWAVLSGDPLASGDFHHAMDLLGALRLCANVPGQFAIDAALHGTDTISALTAPGGRLYDTRRALIDCCASSEHLSLVAPAGALYGFPAVVGDAAHGFDDHAFALEMLETEDVLIVPGSSFNVPERNFFRVTLLPEAPVLREVFARIERVLQRRADAATDAQRAAVA, encoded by the coding sequence ATGTCTCCTTCCAGACCCAAGCCCACCCTGAAGACGCGCGAGCGCCTGTCCGAAGTCCGCTACGAGATCCGCGGCGAACTCGCCCGCCGCGCGCGCGAACTGGAATCCCAGGGCCGGCAGCTGATCAAGCTGAACATCGGCAATCCGGGCGCCTTCGGGTTCCGCGCGCCGGAACACCTGCAGCGCGCCATCGCCGACCACATCGCCGAGACCGATCCCTACACCCACCAGCAGGGCCTGCCGGCGGCGCGCGAATCGATCGCCGCGTTCCACAAGCAGCGCGGTACACCGAACGCCTCGCCCGAGCGCGTGTTCATCGGCAACGGCGTCAGCGAGTTGATCGATCTCAGCCTGCGCGCGCTGCTGAACCCCGGCGACGAAGTGCTGCTGCCGTCGCCCGACTATCCGCTGTGGTCGGCCGCGACCATCCTCAACGACGGCCGCCCGGTGTACTACCGCTGCCGTGCCGACAACGGTTTCCTGCCGGACCCGGACGAGATCGCGCAGCTGGTGTCGTCGCGCACCCGCGCGATCGTGCTGATCAACCCGAACAACCCGACCGGCGCGACGTACTCGCGCGAGATCCTCGAACGCATCGTCGCGATCGCCGCGAAGCACAACCTGCTGCTGATGGCGGACGAGATCTACGACCACATCCTCTACGACGACGAACGCTTCCAGCCGCTCGCACCGCTGGCCGGCGACCTGCCGTGCCTGTCGTTCGGCGGCCTGTCGAAAGTGCATCGCGCCTGCGGCTGGCGCGTGGGCTGGGCGGTGCTCAGCGGCGATCCGCTGGCCAGCGGCGACTTCCACCACGCCATGGATCTGCTCGGCGCGCTGCGGCTGTGCGCGAACGTGCCCGGCCAGTTCGCGATCGACGCCGCGCTGCACGGCACCGACACCATCAGCGCGCTCACCGCGCCCGGCGGCCGTCTGTACGACACCCGTCGCGCACTGATCGATTGCTGCGCATCCAGCGAGCACTTGAGCCTGGTCGCGCCCGCCGGCGCGCTGTACGGCTTCCCGGCGGTGGTCGGCGATGCCGCGCACGGTTTCGACGACCATGCGTTCGCGCTGGAAATGCTGGAAACCGAGGATGTGCTGATCGTCCCGGGTTCCAGCTTCAACGTACCGGAACGCAATTTCTTCCGCGTCACTTTGCTGCCGGAAGCGCCGGTGCTGCGCGAGGTGTTCGCGCGCATCGAGCGCGTGCTGCAGCGCCGTGCCGATGCCGCGACCGACGCGCAGCGCGCAGCGGTCGCCTGA
- a CDS encoding SGNH/GDSL hydrolase family protein — translation MPVQYLALGDSYTIGERVEPDGRWPVQLTAALRADGVVIDAPRIIARTGWTTGELSTAIDAAAPLGDDHALVTLLIGVNNQYRGRDVGEYAHEFAVLLERAIGFAGRRADRVVVLAIPDWGVTPFAAQSGRDTAAIARELDAYNAAAAKICARRGVAFVDIAPVSRERGAEPAMLADDGLHPSAAMYAEWARLALPVVRRLLAQSHAP, via the coding sequence GTGCCGGTGCAGTACCTCGCGCTCGGCGACAGTTACACCATCGGCGAACGCGTCGAACCCGACGGCCGTTGGCCGGTGCAATTGACCGCCGCGCTGCGCGCCGACGGCGTCGTCATCGACGCCCCGCGCATCATCGCCAGGACCGGCTGGACCACCGGCGAATTGTCGACCGCCATCGATGCCGCCGCCCCGCTGGGCGACGACCATGCGCTGGTCACGCTGCTGATCGGCGTGAACAATCAATATCGCGGACGCGATGTCGGCGAGTACGCGCATGAATTCGCGGTGCTGCTCGAACGCGCGATCGGTTTCGCCGGGCGCCGCGCCGACCGCGTGGTCGTGCTCGCGATTCCGGATTGGGGCGTCACGCCGTTCGCCGCGCAGAGCGGTCGCGACACCGCCGCCATCGCACGCGAACTCGACGCCTACAACGCGGCAGCCGCGAAGATCTGCGCCAGGCGCGGCGTGGCCTTCGTCGATATCGCGCCGGTGAGCCGCGAACGCGGCGCCGAACCGGCGATGCTGGCCGACGACGGTCTGCATCCTTCGGCCGCGATGTACGCCGAATGGGCGCGACTGGCGCTGCCGGTCGTGCGCCGCCTGCTCGCGCAGTCGCACGCCCCGTGA
- a CDS encoding methyltransferase — translation MGATGAAGRAPPARAVARPVSTAATQPLAAADARRIAEAFLPKFPLGNRYDYYYVRGKLGSDPLYPGVLAALRGSDAPLLDLGCGLGLLAHALRFDGQALAYRGVDNDDAKIDRARRAAETSKLAQARFETIDLANTIPEHRGSVAILDVLQYLDADAQRALLANAAAMLTPGARLVIRSALDDDSSRARATRITDRLANWIGWMRFRPRCWPTREGLRETLEAAGLQAEFAPLYANTPFNNWLIVAKRA, via the coding sequence ATGGGCGCGACTGGCGCTGCCGGTCGTGCGCCGCCTGCTCGCGCAGTCGCACGCCCCGTGAGCACGGCGGCGACGCAGCCGCTCGCCGCTGCGGATGCGCGCCGGATCGCCGAAGCCTTCCTGCCGAAATTTCCGCTCGGCAACCGCTACGACTACTACTACGTGCGCGGCAAGCTCGGCAGCGATCCGCTGTATCCCGGCGTGCTCGCCGCGCTGCGCGGCAGCGATGCGCCGCTGCTGGATCTCGGCTGCGGTCTGGGCCTGCTCGCGCATGCGCTGCGTTTCGATGGCCAGGCACTGGCGTATCGCGGCGTCGACAACGACGACGCCAAAATCGATCGCGCGCGCCGCGCGGCGGAAACGAGCAAGCTCGCGCAGGCGCGGTTCGAAACGATCGATCTCGCCAACACGATCCCGGAACATCGCGGCAGCGTCGCGATCCTCGATGTGCTGCAGTATCTCGATGCCGATGCGCAGCGCGCATTGCTTGCGAACGCGGCGGCGATGCTCACGCCCGGCGCGCGGCTGGTGATCCGCAGCGCGCTCGACGACGACAGCAGCCGTGCCCGCGCCACGCGCATCACCGACCGTCTCGCCAACTGGATCGGCTGGATGCGCTTCCGCCCGCGCTGCTGGCCCACGCGCGAAGGCTTGCGCGAAACGCTGGAAGCGGCCGGCCTGCAAGCCGAGTTCGCGCCGCTCTACGCCAACACGCCGTTCAACAACTGGTTGATCGTGGCGAAACGCGCGTAG
- a CDS encoding polysaccharide deacetylase family protein, whose product MTAPSASLHRIPRYPHAWAWLLMLSQLLVATAWWRWGWTLGLPLMLASHAPLWWGTLWPQSALFGPVLTHVPTDDRVVWLTIDDGPSDDTLAVLDMLDAHGAKATFFLVGERAARHPEHVREILRRGHGIGNHSATHPARWFWALGPARMRREIAGTQSILAGISGEPPRWFRAVVGMSNPFVNAALKAHGLARVAWNARGFDAVEADPRTVVDRIERNLAPGAIVLLHEGAAHGRNVETISLLLKRLETLGYRTTLPNPL is encoded by the coding sequence ATGACGGCCCCCTCCGCCAGCCTGCACCGTATTCCCCGCTACCCGCACGCGTGGGCCTGGCTGCTGATGCTGTCGCAACTGCTGGTCGCCACGGCGTGGTGGCGTTGGGGCTGGACGCTCGGGCTGCCGCTGATGCTCGCCAGCCATGCGCCGCTCTGGTGGGGCACGCTGTGGCCGCAGTCGGCGCTGTTCGGGCCGGTGTTGACTCATGTGCCCACCGACGATCGCGTCGTGTGGCTGACCATCGATGATGGTCCCTCCGACGACACGCTCGCCGTGCTCGATATGCTCGATGCCCACGGTGCGAAGGCGACGTTCTTCCTGGTCGGCGAACGCGCGGCGCGGCATCCCGAACACGTGCGGGAGATCCTGCGTCGCGGCCACGGCATCGGCAACCATAGCGCCACCCATCCCGCACGCTGGTTCTGGGCGCTGGGGCCGGCGCGGATGCGCCGCGAGATTGCCGGAACGCAAAGCATCCTTGCCGGGATCAGCGGCGAACCGCCGCGCTGGTTCCGTGCGGTCGTCGGCATGAGCAATCCGTTCGTGAATGCGGCGTTGAAAGCGCATGGCCTCGCGCGCGTGGCCTGGAACGCGCGCGGCTTCGATGCGGTGGAAGCCGATCCACGGACGGTGGTCGATCGCATCGAGCGCAATCTCGCGCCGGGCGCGATCGTGCTGCTGCACGAAGGCGCGGCGCATGGGCGCAATGTCGAAACGATCTCGCTGTTGTTGAAGCGGTTGGAGACACTGGGTTACAGGACGACCCTTCCGAATCCCCTGTAG
- a CDS encoding rhodanese-like domain-containing protein, with product MSFRNLSVADADAQTRAGAVTLVDVRPPEERAIAAVSVEYSGLENGGLERLLTLPKDTPIAFLCHHGGRSAQAAMYFAQQGFGNLHNVVGGIDAWSLGVDPGVPRY from the coding sequence ATGAGCTTCCGCAATCTTTCCGTCGCCGATGCCGATGCGCAGACCCGCGCCGGAGCAGTCACCCTGGTCGATGTGCGCCCGCCCGAGGAGCGCGCGATCGCGGCGGTATCGGTCGAATACTCGGGCCTGGAGAACGGCGGTCTCGAGCGGTTGTTGACGCTGCCCAAGGACACGCCGATCGCATTCCTGTGCCATCACGGCGGACGCAGCGCGCAGGCAGCGATGTATTTCGCGCAGCAAGGGTTCGGGAATCTCCACAACGTCGTCGGCGGAATCGATGCGTGGAGTCTCGGCGTCGATCCGGGTGTTCCGAGGTATTGA
- a CDS encoding 2-oxo acid dehydrogenase subunit E2 has translation MSQTKTFILPDLGEGLPDATIVEWFVKPGDTIKLDAPLVSMETAKAVVEVPSPVSGRVLKLAGAAGDIVVTGTLLAEFEIDASMPQRAEGQDTGHHHAPPPKPAPVGAAEAAIPDAAATSIAASTAPTPAAPTDAGTVVGAMQSSDAVRSEAAVAVGGVKAMPAVRAMARKLGVDLSRVRATGADGVATMDDVKRAATDGSAKLGIAPVGAAGAAISGAATNSIAASAAPTNATTQRTQLSATGKPMRTQPPGVSVTGQPEQLKGVRRNMARVMADAHAKVVPTTLTDDADIHAWAHGNDMTARLVRAICVAAKAVPALNAWFDGDNLTRTLHPQVDIGIAVDTDDGLFVPALRNADMLDARGVREAIGRLRAQVETRSIPASELSGYTISLSNFGMFAGRYATPVVVPPCVAIVAAGRARHQITPVIGGFESHKVIPLSITFDHRACTGGEAARFLRAMLDDLGLPG, from the coding sequence ATGAGCCAGACCAAGACCTTCATTCTCCCCGACCTCGGCGAAGGCCTGCCCGACGCCACCATCGTCGAGTGGTTCGTGAAACCCGGCGACACCATCAAGCTGGATGCGCCGCTGGTGTCGATGGAAACCGCAAAAGCGGTCGTCGAAGTGCCGTCGCCGGTCTCGGGCAGAGTGTTGAAGCTCGCGGGCGCGGCCGGCGACATCGTCGTCACCGGCACGCTGCTCGCCGAGTTCGAAATCGATGCCTCGATGCCGCAGCGTGCGGAAGGCCAGGACACCGGCCATCATCACGCACCGCCGCCGAAACCAGCTCCTGTGGGAGCGGCGGAAGCCGCGATACCCGACGCGGCGGCAACATCCATCGCGGCTTCCACCGCTCCCACACCCGCCGCGCCCACAGACGCCGGCACGGTAGTCGGTGCGATGCAGAGCTCCGACGCGGTGCGCAGCGAAGCCGCTGTCGCGGTGGGCGGGGTCAAGGCGATGCCGGCGGTGCGCGCGATGGCGCGCAAGCTCGGCGTGGATCTGTCGCGCGTGCGCGCCACCGGCGCCGACGGCGTGGCGACGATGGACGATGTGAAGCGCGCTGCTACCGATGGTTCGGCCAAGCTTGGCATTGCTCCTGTGGGAGCGGCGGGAGCCGCGATATCCGGCGCTGCCACGAACTCCATCGCGGCTTCCGCCGCTCCCACAAATGCGACGACACAGCGCACCCAACTCTCCGCCACCGGCAAACCCATGCGCACGCAGCCGCCGGGCGTGTCCGTCACCGGCCAACCGGAACAACTCAAGGGCGTGCGCCGCAACATGGCGCGGGTGATGGCCGATGCGCACGCGAAAGTGGTGCCGACCACGCTCACCGACGACGCCGATATCCACGCATGGGCGCACGGCAACGACATGACCGCGCGGCTGGTCCGCGCGATCTGCGTCGCCGCCAAAGCGGTGCCCGCGCTCAACGCGTGGTTCGATGGCGACAACCTCACCCGCACCCTGCATCCGCAGGTCGACATCGGCATCGCGGTGGATACCGACGACGGTCTGTTCGTGCCCGCGCTGCGCAACGCCGACATGCTCGACGCGCGCGGCGTGCGCGAAGCGATCGGCCGCCTGCGCGCGCAGGTCGAAACGCGCAGCATTCCCGCCAGCGAACTCAGCGGCTACACCATCTCGCTGTCGAACTTCGGCATGTTCGCCGGCCGCTACGCCACGCCGGTGGTGGTACCGCCCTGCGTCGCGATCGTCGCCGCAGGCCGCGCGCGCCATCAGATCACGCCGGTGATCGGCGGCTTCGAATCGCACAAGGTCATTCCGCTGTCGATCACCTTCGATCACCGCGCCTGCACCGGCGGCGAGGCGGCAAGATTCTTGCGGGCGATGCTGGATGATCTGGGCTTGCCGGGGTAA
- a CDS encoding DUF1801 domain-containing protein — MSDRKVEQLLHDLQLTHPDLHAIVQATRTLVRSVAPEVTERVMYGGILFAAPGQFCGVFAYAAHVSMEFGQGAELKDPHRVLEGSGKFRRHIKLQTLADLEAKHLRDYIAQALRFSAGSST, encoded by the coding sequence ATGAGCGACAGGAAAGTCGAACAACTCCTCCACGACCTGCAGCTCACCCATCCCGATCTGCATGCGATCGTGCAGGCGACGAGAACGCTGGTCCGTTCGGTGGCGCCCGAGGTCACGGAGCGCGTGATGTACGGCGGCATCCTGTTCGCCGCGCCCGGGCAATTCTGCGGCGTGTTCGCCTACGCCGCGCATGTCTCGATGGAGTTCGGCCAGGGCGCCGAACTGAAGGACCCGCACCGCGTGCTCGAAGGCAGCGGAAAATTCCGCCGCCACATCAAACTGCAGACGCTCGCCGATCTGGAAGCGAAACATCTGCGGGACTACATCGCGCAAGCGCTTCGTTTCTCGGCCGGGTCGTCGACATGA
- a CDS encoding peptide-binding protein: MSRARVTRDYRTQYADPIRFARGEIVTLGARDTEWPAFIWTITADGNAGWAPFDWLRPLGDGRAEATRDYSAQELDVDAGDDVVLDDELGGWWWCRHADGRCGWIPTEHLERT; encoded by the coding sequence ATGAGCCGCGCCCGCGTTACCCGCGACTACCGCACCCAGTACGCGGACCCGATCCGCTTCGCGCGGGGCGAGATCGTGACCCTCGGCGCACGCGACACGGAATGGCCCGCCTTCATCTGGACGATCACCGCCGACGGCAACGCCGGCTGGGCGCCGTTCGACTGGCTGAGGCCGCTCGGCGACGGCCGTGCCGAAGCGACGCGCGATTACTCCGCGCAGGAACTGGACGTGGATGCCGGCGACGATGTCGTTCTCGATGACGAACTCGGCGGCTGGTGGTGGTGTCGACACGCCGATGGACGATGCGGTTGGATACCGACTGAACATCTGGAGCGGACATGA
- a CDS encoding cupin domain-containing protein, with translation MTASAINLAQKFALFGEHWSPRVIAEMNDYQFKLAKLRDTFVWHAHEDTDETFIVIAGTLRMRFRDREEVVQEGEMIVVPRGVEHCPHADDECHVLLIEPRGVVNTGDAGGELTARNDVWI, from the coding sequence ATGACGGCTTCGGCAATCAACCTCGCGCAGAAATTCGCACTGTTCGGCGAGCACTGGTCGCCGCGCGTGATCGCCGAAATGAACGACTACCAGTTCAAGCTGGCGAAGCTGCGGGACACATTCGTCTGGCATGCGCACGAGGACACCGACGAGACGTTCATCGTGATCGCCGGCACCCTGCGCATGCGGTTCCGCGATCGCGAGGAAGTGGTGCAAGAGGGTGAGATGATCGTCGTGCCGCGTGGTGTCGAACACTGTCCGCACGCCGACGACGAGTGCCATGTCCTGCTGATCGAACCCCGCGGCGTGGTCAATACCGGCGACGCCGGTGGCGAACTCACCGCACGCAACGACGTGTGGATATGA
- a CDS encoding alpha-ketoacid dehydrogenase subunit beta, whose protein sequence is MADAASITPAPITLIEAITQALAYEMRADERVLVLGEDVGVNGGVFRATAGLQKIFGPERVIDTPLDETTIAGLTVGMAAQGMRPVAEAQFDGFVYPMIDHIVSHAVRLRYRTRGRLTCPMVLRVPWGGGIRAPEHHSEANEAMFTNVPGLRVVMPSSPQRAYGLLLAAIRDEDPVIYMEPKRIYRQYKERVPDDGEALPLDVCYVLRDGSDVTLVTWGAQVKECLEAADALAKDGISAEVIDVATLKPLDFPTIAESVCKTGRCVIVHEAPKTAGFGAEIAARLAEQSMYDLVAPVERVTGYDTHIPLFRLEMKYLPSVEKIVAAAKRTLAAS, encoded by the coding sequence ATGGCTGATGCAGCTTCCATCACCCCGGCTCCCATCACGCTCATCGAAGCGATCACCCAGGCGCTCGCCTACGAAATGCGCGCCGACGAGCGCGTGCTGGTGCTCGGCGAAGACGTCGGCGTGAACGGTGGCGTGTTCCGCGCCACCGCCGGCCTGCAGAAGATCTTCGGACCGGAGCGCGTGATCGACACGCCGCTGGACGAAACCACGATCGCCGGCCTCACCGTCGGCATGGCCGCGCAAGGCATGCGTCCGGTGGCCGAAGCGCAGTTCGACGGTTTCGTGTACCCGATGATCGATCACATCGTGTCGCATGCCGTGCGCCTGCGCTATCGCACTCGCGGTCGCCTCACCTGCCCGATGGTGCTGCGCGTGCCGTGGGGCGGCGGCATCCGCGCGCCGGAGCATCACAGCGAAGCCAACGAAGCGATGTTCACCAACGTGCCGGGACTGCGCGTGGTGATGCCGTCGTCGCCGCAGCGCGCCTACGGCCTGTTGCTCGCCGCGATCCGCGACGAGGACCCGGTGATCTACATGGAGCCGAAACGCATCTATCGCCAGTACAAGGAACGGGTGCCCGACGACGGCGAAGCGCTGCCGCTGGACGTGTGCTACGTGCTGCGCGACGGCAGCGATGTCACCCTGGTCACGTGGGGCGCGCAGGTGAAGGAATGCCTGGAAGCCGCCGATGCGCTGGCGAAGGACGGCATCAGCGCCGAGGTCATCGACGTGGCCACGCTCAAACCGCTGGATTTCCCGACCATCGCCGAGTCCGTTTGCAAGACCGGCCGCTGCGTGATCGTGCACGAAGCCCCGAAAACCGCCGGCTTCGGCGCCGAGATCGCCGCGCGCCTCGCCGAACAGTCGATGTACGACCTCGTCGCTCCCGTCGAACGCGTCACCGGCTACGACACCCACATCCCGCTGTTCCGCCTGGAAATGAAGTATCTGCCCAGCGTCGAGAAGATCGTCGCGGCAGCGAAGCGGACGCTGGCAGCGAGTTGA